In Amycolatopsis solani, a single window of DNA contains:
- a CDS encoding amidohydrolase family protein, producing MIIDCHGHYTTAPPALAAWRDQQIAALDGSAAQPVRADLRISDDELRETIEPNQLKLMDERGIDLTIFSPRASFMAHHVGGFETSAEWAAICNELCYRVSTLYPDRFAPAAMLPQSPGVDPATCVPELTRCVEEYGAVALNLNPDPSGGHWTAPPLTDRSWYPIYEKMAEYDIPAMVHVSTSVNPAFHTTGAHYLNADTTAFMQLVQGDLFADFPTLKLIIPHGGGAVPYHWGRFRGLAMALGKPELEEHVLGNVFFDTCVYHQPGSDLLFDVVPARNILFASEMIGAVRSVDPRTGHHFDDTRRYAEAANLPEADWAAIREHNARAVYPRLDALLKGQGR from the coding sequence TTGATCATCGACTGCCACGGCCACTACACCACCGCACCACCCGCGCTCGCGGCGTGGCGCGACCAGCAGATCGCCGCGCTGGACGGCTCGGCCGCCCAGCCCGTGCGGGCCGACCTGCGGATCAGCGACGACGAGCTGCGCGAGACGATCGAGCCGAACCAGCTGAAGCTGATGGACGAACGCGGGATCGACCTGACGATCTTCTCGCCCCGCGCGTCCTTCATGGCCCACCACGTCGGCGGCTTCGAGACGTCGGCGGAGTGGGCCGCGATCTGCAACGAGCTCTGCTACCGCGTCAGCACGCTCTACCCGGACCGGTTCGCGCCCGCGGCGATGCTCCCGCAGTCGCCGGGCGTCGACCCCGCCACCTGCGTTCCGGAGCTGACCCGCTGCGTGGAGGAGTACGGCGCCGTCGCGCTGAACCTCAACCCCGACCCGAGCGGCGGGCACTGGACGGCCCCACCGCTGACCGACCGCTCGTGGTACCCGATCTACGAGAAGATGGCGGAGTACGACATCCCGGCGATGGTGCACGTCTCCACCAGCGTCAACCCGGCGTTCCACACGACCGGCGCGCACTACCTCAACGCCGACACGACCGCGTTCATGCAGCTCGTGCAGGGCGACCTGTTCGCCGACTTCCCGACGCTGAAGCTGATCATCCCGCACGGCGGCGGCGCGGTGCCCTACCACTGGGGCCGGTTCCGCGGCCTCGCGATGGCGCTGGGCAAGCCGGAGCTCGAGGAGCACGTGCTGGGCAACGTCTTCTTCGACACCTGCGTCTACCACCAGCCGGGTTCGGACCTGCTCTTCGACGTCGTCCCGGCCCGCAACATCCTCTTCGCGTCCGAGATGATCGGCGCGGTCCGCAGCGTCGACCCGCGCACCGGGCACCACTTCGACGACACCCGCCGGTACGCCGAGGCCGCGAACCTGCCCGAAGCGGACTGGGCGGCGATCCGGGAGCACAACGCCCGCGCCGTCTACCCGC
- a CDS encoding FAS1-like dehydratase domain-containing protein — translation MITERILPGPAEALAALLGVGVPEDGVLPLLWHWVYLLDRPAQADLGPDGHPVRDGTPPGRRMWAGGRVRTTGELRWGADATRHSEVVATREKQGRSGPLTFVTVARRIHQAGRLVVDEEQDLVYRGAGTGEAHSAGGPEVLPAAGEWSLDVTPTLLFRFSALTYNAHRIHYDRDYCRDVEGYPGLLTHGPLQAVAMAEAARARGVTGPLSFEYRLVAPLFDFQGLIASARPGADATTTAVRDRSGRRTATGTLRPR, via the coding sequence GTGATCACCGAGCGCATCCTCCCCGGGCCCGCCGAGGCGCTCGCCGCGCTGCTCGGCGTCGGCGTTCCCGAGGACGGCGTCCTGCCGCTGCTGTGGCACTGGGTGTACCTGCTCGACCGGCCCGCCCAGGCCGACCTGGGCCCGGACGGGCACCCGGTCCGCGACGGGACGCCACCCGGACGTCGCATGTGGGCCGGCGGCCGGGTGCGCACGACCGGGGAACTCCGCTGGGGTGCGGACGCCACCCGGCACTCGGAAGTCGTGGCGACGCGCGAGAAGCAGGGCCGGTCCGGGCCGCTGACCTTCGTCACGGTCGCCCGCCGGATCCACCAGGCGGGCCGGCTCGTCGTCGACGAGGAGCAGGACCTCGTCTACCGGGGTGCCGGCACCGGGGAGGCACACTCGGCCGGCGGCCCCGAGGTGCTGCCGGCCGCGGGGGAGTGGTCCCTCGACGTGACGCCCACGCTGCTGTTCCGCTTCTCGGCGCTGACGTACAACGCCCACCGCATCCACTACGACCGCGACTACTGCCGCGACGTCGAGGGCTATCCCGGGCTGCTCACCCACGGGCCGCTGCAGGCGGTCGCGATGGCCGAAGCCGCCCGGGCCCGCGGGGTCACCGGGCCGTTGAGCTTCGAGTACCGGCTCGTGGCGCCGCTGTTCGACTTCCAGGGCCTGATCGCCTCGGCCCGGCCGGGCGCGGACGCGACGACCACGGCCGTCCGCGACCGGTCCGGGCGGCGGACGGCCACCGGAACGCTGAGACCGCGGTAA
- a CDS encoding acyl-CoA dehydrogenase family protein, with amino-acid sequence MDGLTEEETAIVAVVRDFVDRDVRPSARELDHADTYPEALIEQMKRLGVFGLAVPEPWGEARVSAQCYAVITEELARGWMSLAGAMGGHTVVAKLIAEHGTRAQQDHYLPRMATGEVRATMALTEPGGGSDLQALRTTARRDGDTYVVDGAKTWITNARRSQLVALLCKTDPRAEPAHAGISILLVEHGPGFEVSRDLPKLGYKGVESCELSFVDFRTPSASLLGGVEGKGFAQMMRGLEIGRIQVASRALGVGRAALEDSLRYAQERETFGKPIWQHQSVGNHLADMATKLEAARQLVHHAARRYDSGARADLEAGMAKLFASETAMEIALAAVRIHGGYGYSTEFDVERYFRDAPLMIVGEGTNEIQRTVIARQLVKRHPIGGDRA; translated from the coding sequence ATGGACGGGCTGACCGAAGAGGAGACCGCGATCGTCGCGGTGGTGCGCGACTTCGTGGACCGCGACGTCCGGCCGTCCGCGCGGGAACTGGACCACGCCGACACCTACCCCGAAGCGCTCATCGAGCAGATGAAGCGGCTCGGCGTCTTCGGGCTCGCCGTCCCCGAACCGTGGGGTGAGGCGCGGGTGTCCGCGCAGTGCTACGCCGTGATCACCGAGGAACTGGCGCGGGGCTGGATGAGCCTGGCCGGCGCGATGGGCGGGCACACCGTGGTCGCGAAGCTCATCGCCGAGCACGGCACGCGCGCGCAGCAGGACCACTACCTGCCGCGGATGGCCACCGGTGAGGTTCGCGCGACGATGGCGCTGACCGAGCCCGGCGGTGGGTCCGACCTGCAGGCGCTGCGCACCACCGCCCGCCGGGACGGGGACACCTACGTCGTCGACGGCGCCAAGACGTGGATCACCAACGCCCGCCGTTCGCAGCTCGTCGCGTTGCTGTGCAAGACCGATCCGCGCGCCGAACCCGCGCACGCGGGCATCAGCATCCTGCTCGTCGAGCACGGCCCGGGGTTCGAGGTCTCCCGCGACCTGCCGAAACTGGGCTACAAGGGCGTCGAAAGCTGCGAGCTGTCCTTTGTGGACTTCCGGACGCCGTCGGCGTCGCTGCTCGGCGGGGTCGAGGGCAAGGGGTTCGCGCAGATGATGCGGGGCCTGGAGATCGGCCGGATCCAGGTCGCCTCCCGCGCGCTCGGCGTCGGCCGGGCCGCGCTGGAGGATTCCCTGCGCTACGCCCAGGAACGCGAGACGTTCGGCAAGCCGATCTGGCAGCACCAGTCGGTCGGCAACCACCTCGCCGACATGGCCACCAAGCTGGAGGCGGCGCGCCAGCTCGTCCACCACGCCGCCCGGCGCTACGACTCCGGTGCGCGCGCCGACCTCGAAGCCGGCATGGCGAAGCTGTTCGCGTCCGAGACGGCGATGGAGATCGCGCTGGCGGCGGTGCGCATCCACGGCGGCTACGGCTACTCCACGGAGTTCGACGTCGAACGCTACTTCCGGGACGCGCCGCTGATGATCGTCGGCGAGGGCACCAACGAAATCCAGCGCACGGTCATCGCCCGGCAGCTGGTCAAGCGCCACCCGATCGGGGGTGACCGCGCGTGA
- a CDS encoding ArsR family transcriptional regulator: MASPEPPPFVRLAAHPLRWSLLTALAGRDLRVRELVERVGQPQNLVSYHLRLLRDGGLVGVTRSSFDGRDSYYHLDLDRCSAALTATGAALHPALLREPAPAAAGVTVLFVCTGNSARSPIAEALLRQRTGGRVAAASAGTHPKAALHPEAVRALAGEFGIDLAGQRPRHLDAVAGQRFDHVITVCDKAREVCPAFPHRRHWSIPDPAAAHDPGAFRRTAAELDTRVRHLLPELAAAQGKEDRS; encoded by the coding sequence ATGGCGTCACCGGAGCCACCGCCGTTCGTCCGCCTCGCCGCGCACCCGCTGCGGTGGTCGCTGCTGACCGCGCTCGCCGGCCGCGACCTGCGGGTCCGCGAGCTGGTGGAGCGCGTCGGCCAGCCCCAGAACCTGGTCTCCTACCACCTGCGGCTGCTGCGCGACGGCGGGCTCGTCGGGGTCACGCGCAGCAGTTTCGACGGGCGCGACAGCTACTACCACCTGGACCTCGACCGGTGTTCCGCCGCGCTGACGGCGACCGGCGCGGCGCTGCACCCGGCGTTGCTCCGCGAGCCCGCGCCCGCCGCGGCGGGGGTCACCGTGCTGTTCGTCTGCACCGGCAACAGCGCCCGCTCCCCCATCGCCGAAGCCCTGCTGCGGCAGCGGACCGGCGGCCGGGTGGCCGCGGCCAGCGCGGGCACCCACCCGAAAGCCGCGCTGCACCCGGAGGCCGTCCGGGCGCTGGCCGGGGAGTTCGGCATCGACCTCGCCGGGCAGCGGCCGCGGCACCTGGACGCGGTCGCCGGGCAGCGGTTCGACCACGTGATCACGGTGTGCGACAAGGCCCGCGAGGTCTGCCCGGCCTTCCCGCACCGGCGGCACTGGAGCATCCCGGACCCGGCGGCCGCGCACGATCCCGGCGCGTTCCGGCGCACCGCGGCCGAGCTCGACACGCGCGTCCGGCACCTGCTGCCGGAACTCGCTGCGGCACAAGGCAAGGAGGACCGGTCATGA
- a CDS encoding VOC family protein — protein MTDQLASVRYIVDDVPAAIAFYTTHLGFTVRMSAAPAFADVVRGPLRLLLSGPASSGARATPADASAAGRNRIHLVVPDLDAEIRRLDEAGVRFLGDVVAGPGGRQILLADPAGNLVELFEAAH, from the coding sequence ATGACCGATCAGCTCGCGAGCGTCCGGTACATCGTCGACGACGTCCCGGCGGCCATCGCCTTCTACACCACCCACCTCGGCTTCACGGTGCGGATGAGCGCCGCACCCGCGTTCGCCGACGTCGTCCGCGGCCCGTTGCGGCTGCTGCTCTCGGGGCCCGCCAGCTCGGGTGCCCGCGCCACCCCGGCGGACGCGTCGGCGGCGGGCCGCAACCGCATCCACCTGGTGGTCCCGGACCTGGACGCGGAGATCCGGCGGCTGGACGAGGCCGGGGTGCGGTTCCTCGGCGACGTCGTCGCCGGGCCGGGCGGGCGGCAGATCCTGCTCGCCGACCCCGCGGGGAACCTGGTCGAGCTCTTCGAAGCCGCCCACTGA
- a CDS encoding carbohydrate-binding protein — MSRTTRTTTAALTSLATVAATALILSGGAGASPAAAAAADCGVLFDDFHYASPTDSAFSGAGWTTRNDVGSPGVPGARWLTSNVSFPTVNGERVAQLTASTDGSANGTTHAELYQNQLRFFEGTYASRVRFTDAPDSGTDGDHVNETYFTISPLRYDRDPLYSELDFSEYLPNGGWGGSQANYQTSWYTYWNNPTWDGLRTSTAQNRSLAGWHDIVTQVSGGHVKYYIDGVLTADHTTDAQGNPVYPRTPMSINYNMWFIDTAGHTSGNSVYTEQVDWTYYAGNQVVSPADAVAKAGQYRTSGTSHVDTVTGCTTPTSPPATTTTKPTTPTTPTTPTTPSQPADCSSAPEWDWGTVYLGGQRVKHSAHLWQANWWTQGSEPGLTAQWADLGHC, encoded by the coding sequence ATGTCCCGTACCACCCGGACCACCACCGCAGCCCTCACCAGCCTCGCCACCGTGGCCGCCACCGCCCTCATCCTCTCCGGCGGGGCCGGCGCCAGCCCGGCGGCCGCCGCGGCCGCCGACTGCGGTGTGCTCTTCGACGACTTCCACTACGCCTCGCCCACCGACTCCGCCTTCAGCGGGGCCGGGTGGACCACCCGCAACGACGTCGGCAGCCCCGGGGTGCCCGGCGCGCGCTGGCTCACCAGCAACGTCAGCTTCCCGACGGTCAACGGCGAGCGGGTCGCGCAGCTCACCGCGAGCACCGACGGCTCCGCGAACGGCACCACGCACGCCGAGCTGTACCAGAACCAGCTGCGGTTCTTCGAAGGCACGTACGCCAGCCGGGTCCGCTTCACCGACGCGCCGGACAGCGGGACCGACGGCGACCACGTCAACGAAACCTACTTCACGATCTCGCCGCTGCGGTACGACCGCGACCCGCTCTACAGCGAGCTGGACTTCTCCGAGTACCTGCCCAACGGCGGCTGGGGCGGCTCGCAGGCCAACTACCAGACCAGCTGGTACACCTACTGGAACAACCCGACGTGGGACGGGCTGCGCACGTCCACCGCGCAGAACCGCAGCCTGGCCGGCTGGCACGACATCGTCACGCAGGTCTCCGGCGGGCACGTCAAGTACTACATCGACGGCGTCCTGACCGCCGACCACACCACCGACGCCCAGGGCAACCCGGTGTACCCGCGCACGCCGATGTCGATCAACTACAACATGTGGTTCATCGACACCGCGGGCCACACGAGCGGGAACAGCGTCTACACCGAGCAGGTGGACTGGACCTACTACGCCGGCAACCAGGTCGTCTCCCCCGCCGACGCCGTCGCGAAGGCCGGGCAGTACCGCACCTCCGGAACGTCCCACGTGGACACCGTCACCGGCTGCACCACCCCGACCAGCCCGCCGGCGACCACGACCACCAAGCCGACCACCCCGACGACGCCCACCACCCCGACCACGCCGTCCCAGCCCGCCGACTGCTCGAGCGCGCCGGAATGGGACTGGGGCACGGTGTACCTCGGCGGCCAGCGCGTGAAGCACAGCGCCCACCTCTGGCAGGCGAACTGGTGGACCCAGGGCTCCGAGCCCGGCCTCACCGCCCAGTGGGCCGACCTCGGCCACTGCTGA
- a CDS encoding extracellular solute-binding protein: MRRRILAAALAVAALAASACGTDTPAPAAGGGTLTVWLMNGDLSDKATAAINAAFEKATGAKVTVQIQEWDNINTKISTALAQDTTPDVIEIGNTNVPLFAANGALTDLTPHRAELAAGQTWLPGLIGPATVDDHVYAAPLFAGNRSVIYDKQVWADAGVTAPPTTYAELTAALDKIKAKHSAPDYSVFHFPGRYWFGALQFVWDAGGRIAVQQDGKWAGALESPEAQKGLQAWKDFQNAYSSPASRNVDTKAPDQAAVFSAGGAAAILDTSVNTVVKNKPELKDRLGTFPFPSATPGQTQPVFLGGSDLAIAAKSRNQDLALAYVKAATDPAVQRDAIVGIDGWTPISTELIDRITPSLPPLNAAFATAAKTSVATPAAPGWATIESDKSINTFFADIATGRKPIAQAAKDFDAHLTEALNAR, from the coding sequence ATGCGCAGACGCATCCTCGCCGCCGCACTGGCCGTCGCCGCACTGGCCGCCAGTGCCTGTGGCACCGACACCCCCGCTCCCGCCGCCGGCGGGGGCACCCTGACCGTCTGGCTGATGAACGGCGACCTGAGCGACAAGGCCACCGCGGCGATCAACGCCGCGTTCGAGAAGGCCACCGGCGCGAAGGTCACCGTCCAGATCCAGGAATGGGACAACATCAACACCAAGATCAGCACCGCGCTGGCCCAGGACACCACGCCGGACGTCATCGAGATCGGCAACACGAACGTCCCGCTGTTCGCCGCCAACGGCGCGCTGACCGACCTCACCCCGCACCGCGCCGAGCTCGCCGCCGGGCAGACCTGGCTGCCCGGCCTGATCGGGCCGGCCACTGTGGACGATCACGTCTACGCGGCCCCGCTGTTCGCAGGCAACCGCTCGGTGATCTACGACAAGCAGGTCTGGGCCGACGCCGGCGTCACCGCGCCGCCCACGACGTACGCCGAGCTCACCGCCGCGCTCGACAAGATCAAGGCGAAGCACTCCGCGCCGGACTACTCGGTCTTCCACTTCCCCGGCCGGTACTGGTTCGGCGCGCTGCAGTTCGTCTGGGACGCCGGTGGCCGGATCGCCGTGCAGCAGGACGGCAAGTGGGCCGGCGCCCTCGAAAGCCCGGAGGCGCAGAAGGGACTGCAGGCCTGGAAGGACTTCCAGAACGCCTACTCCTCCCCCGCGTCCCGCAACGTCGACACGAAGGCACCCGACCAGGCCGCCGTCTTCTCCGCCGGCGGCGCCGCGGCCATCCTCGACACCAGCGTCAACACCGTCGTCAAGAACAAGCCGGAGCTCAAGGACCGCCTCGGCACGTTCCCCTTCCCCAGCGCCACGCCCGGGCAGACGCAGCCGGTCTTCCTCGGCGGGTCCGACCTGGCGATCGCGGCCAAGAGCCGCAACCAGGACCTCGCGCTCGCCTACGTCAAGGCGGCGACCGACCCGGCCGTGCAGCGCGACGCGATCGTCGGCATCGACGGCTGGACCCCGATTTCGACCGAGCTCATCGACCGGATCACGCCGTCGCTGCCGCCGCTCAACGCCGCGTTCGCCACCGCGGCCAAGACCAGCGTCGCGACACCGGCCGCACCCGGCTGGGCGACCATCGAGAGTGACAAGTCGATCAACACGTTCTTCGCCGACATCGCGACCGGGCGCAAGCCGATCGCCCAAGCGGCCAAGGACTTCGACGCCCACCTCACCGAAGCGCTCAACGCCCGCTGA
- a CDS encoding carbohydrate ABC transporter permease has translation MLLVKARPHAPERPAAPRRRRSLLPYGLLLPAAALLGLVLGYPLLRLVVISLQEYGLRSLFTGTTGFAGWDNYAAVLGDDQLLPVLARSVGFCAALVLGTLLIGFAVALLLRKLGRGMRTAVTLCLIAAWALPNVASTLVWQWLFQPGYGVVNWLLTQLGFGDLTQHDWTTSPASAFTLVWLLVVWQSVPFVALTLYAGLSQIPQSYYEAAALDGAGPWRAHRTITFPFLQPILGLVTILSIIWDFTVFNQIWILTQGGPDGGTTTLGIWTFTRAFSRNDFGQGAAIAVVSVALLVALTAVYVRRLVRSGEDL, from the coding sequence GTGTTGCTCGTGAAAGCGCGGCCGCACGCGCCGGAAAGACCGGCGGCGCCCCGGCGGCGCCGGTCGCTGCTGCCCTACGGCCTGCTCCTGCCCGCGGCCGCGCTGCTCGGGCTGGTGCTCGGCTACCCGCTGCTGCGGCTGGTCGTCATCTCGCTGCAGGAGTACGGCCTGCGCTCGCTGTTCACCGGCACGACGGGCTTCGCGGGCTGGGACAACTACGCCGCCGTGCTCGGCGACGACCAGCTGCTCCCGGTGCTCGCCCGCAGCGTCGGCTTCTGCGCCGCACTGGTGCTCGGCACGCTCCTGATCGGTTTCGCGGTCGCCCTCCTGCTGCGCAAGCTGGGCCGCGGGATGCGCACGGCGGTGACGCTCTGCCTGATCGCCGCCTGGGCCCTGCCGAACGTGGCGTCCACTTTGGTCTGGCAGTGGCTCTTCCAGCCCGGCTACGGCGTGGTGAACTGGCTGCTCACCCAGCTCGGCTTCGGCGACCTCACCCAGCACGACTGGACGACGTCGCCGGCGTCGGCGTTCACGCTGGTGTGGCTGCTCGTCGTCTGGCAGTCGGTGCCGTTCGTCGCGCTCACGCTCTACGCCGGGCTTTCGCAGATCCCGCAGTCCTACTACGAAGCGGCCGCGCTCGACGGCGCCGGGCCGTGGCGCGCGCACCGCACGATCACCTTCCCGTTCCTGCAGCCCATCCTCGGCCTGGTGACCATCCTGTCGATCATCTGGGACTTCACCGTCTTCAACCAGATCTGGATCCTCACCCAGGGCGGCCCGGACGGCGGCACCACGACGCTCGGCATCTGGACGTTCACCCGTGCGTTCAGCCGCAACGACTTCGGCCAGGGCGCGGCGATCGCCGTCGTCTCGGTCGCGCTGCTCGTCGCGCTGACCGCGGTGTACGTGCGACGGCTCGTGCGATCGGGGGAGGACCTGTGA
- a CDS encoding carbohydrate ABC transporter permease, which translates to MIRRVGRNATAAIFCLVWIFPVYWMVLTAFKPAGKILSPTPEFLPFDVTFDNFAGALAKPGFLQDLLNSVVVVVAVVALSIVVAFLAATALTRFRFFGRRSFLIGVLVLQMVPVPALVIPLFLSLKSAHLLDTLFGLVLTYVALVLPFTIWTLRGFLHGIPVELEEAAMVDGATRGRVMRSVLLPLVLPGLIATSVFAFITAWNDFLFAYVIMKDSSGYTLPVWLVSFSTSTGTDYGGLIAASTLFALPVVVFFALVQRHLVEGMTAGAVKG; encoded by the coding sequence GTGATCCGCCGGGTGGGCCGGAACGCGACAGCCGCCATCTTCTGCCTCGTGTGGATCTTCCCGGTGTACTGGATGGTGCTCACGGCGTTCAAGCCGGCGGGCAAGATCCTCAGCCCGACGCCGGAGTTCCTGCCCTTCGACGTCACCTTCGACAACTTCGCCGGCGCCCTCGCGAAGCCGGGGTTCCTCCAGGACCTGCTCAACAGCGTGGTCGTCGTGGTGGCCGTCGTCGCACTGTCCATAGTGGTCGCCTTCCTCGCCGCTACGGCGCTGACGCGGTTCCGGTTCTTCGGCCGCCGCAGCTTCCTCATCGGGGTGCTGGTGCTGCAGATGGTCCCGGTGCCCGCGCTGGTCATCCCGCTGTTCCTGAGCCTCAAGAGCGCGCACCTGCTCGACACGCTCTTCGGCTTGGTGCTCACGTACGTCGCGCTCGTGCTGCCGTTCACCATCTGGACGCTGCGCGGGTTCCTGCACGGCATCCCCGTCGAACTGGAGGAAGCGGCGATGGTCGACGGCGCCACACGCGGGCGCGTCATGCGCTCGGTCCTGCTGCCGCTCGTGCTGCCCGGGCTGATCGCGACCAGCGTGTTCGCCTTCATCACCGCGTGGAACGACTTCCTGTTCGCCTACGTCATCATGAAGGACAGCTCCGGCTACACGCTGCCGGTCTGGCTGGTCTCGTTCAGCACCAGCACGGGCACCGACTACGGCGGCCTCATCGCCGCGTCGACGCTGTTCGCGCTGCCCGTCGTCGTCTTCTTCGCGCTCGTGCAGCGCCACCTGGTCGAAGGCATGACCGCGGGCGCGGTGAAGGGCTGA
- a CDS encoding beta-N-acetylhexosaminidase: MVIPHPARLTRRAGSFTPAGVQAGPGTHGPARLLAAYADLPLVHSGPAVRLALTPGFAPEEYALDVTPDAAVLTASTEAGLLAGVQTVRQLLPRLECLTIRDAPRLPWRGVLLDVARHFLPLAFLREFVDLLALHKYNVLHLHLTDDQGWRLEIDGWPRLTEIGAWRTESMVGAAGSGVFDGVPHGGFYTQRELRDLVAFAAGRGVRIVPEIDLPGHVRAALAAYPELGNRPDVRLPVWTEWGISPDILGVHDGAFAFCRDVLTQVADVFPAPYLHIGGDECPTTQWETSPAAREKAARLGLRGTAELHPWFLGELHGIVAGLGRQAVCWDETGHAAGRLPAELVVTAWRDAGHGALAVARGHQVVMAPHLSTYFDYRQTEEPGEPPREPVTTLEDVYRFDPLAGGLPVSDGTRPGVLGTQAQLWTEHAPTPDHVRHLAFPRLCALAERAWSPPGRGYADFHQRLAGHLTRLRALGALPKERVRFAGAVPVPEKTVP; encoded by the coding sequence ATGGTCATCCCCCACCCCGCGCGGCTGACCCGCCGCGCCGGTTCCTTCACGCCCGCCGGCGTCCAGGCGGGACCCGGCACGCATGGGCCGGCCCGGCTGCTCGCCGCGTACGCGGACCTCCCGCTCGTCCACAGTGGACCCGCCGTCCGGCTCGCGCTGACCCCCGGCTTCGCCCCCGAGGAGTACGCGCTCGACGTCACCCCGGACGCAGCGGTCCTCACCGCGTCCACCGAAGCGGGCCTGCTCGCCGGGGTGCAGACGGTCCGCCAGCTGCTGCCGCGGCTCGAGTGCCTGACGATCCGCGACGCGCCCCGGCTGCCGTGGCGCGGGGTCCTGCTCGACGTCGCCCGGCACTTCCTGCCGCTGGCGTTCCTGCGCGAGTTCGTCGATCTCCTGGCGCTGCACAAGTACAACGTCCTGCACCTGCACCTGACCGACGACCAGGGCTGGCGGCTCGAGATCGACGGGTGGCCGCGGCTCACCGAGATCGGGGCCTGGCGCACCGAATCGATGGTCGGGGCCGCGGGCAGCGGCGTCTTCGACGGCGTGCCCCACGGCGGCTTCTACACCCAGCGCGAACTGCGGGACCTGGTCGCCTTCGCCGCCGGGCGCGGCGTGCGGATCGTGCCGGAGATCGACCTGCCCGGCCACGTCCGCGCGGCGCTGGCCGCCTACCCCGAGCTGGGCAACCGGCCGGACGTGCGGCTTCCCGTGTGGACGGAGTGGGGCATCAGCCCGGACATCCTCGGCGTGCACGACGGCGCGTTCGCGTTCTGCCGGGACGTGCTCACCCAGGTCGCGGACGTCTTCCCGGCGCCGTACCTGCACATCGGCGGCGACGAATGCCCGACGACGCAATGGGAAACCAGCCCGGCCGCCCGGGAAAAGGCCGCCCGGCTCGGGTTGCGCGGCACCGCCGAGCTCCACCCGTGGTTCCTCGGCGAGCTGCACGGCATCGTCGCCGGGCTCGGCAGGCAGGCGGTGTGCTGGGACGAAACCGGCCACGCCGCGGGCCGGTTGCCCGCCGAGCTGGTCGTCACCGCGTGGCGCGACGCCGGGCACGGCGCGCTCGCCGTGGCCCGCGGCCACCAGGTCGTGATGGCCCCGCACCTTTCGACGTACTTCGACTACCGGCAGACCGAAGAACCGGGCGAGCCACCGCGCGAGCCCGTGACGACCCTGGAAGACGTCTACCGCTTCGACCCGCTGGCCGGCGGCCTCCCGGTCAGCGACGGGACCCGGCCGGGCGTGCTCGGGACGCAGGCCCAGCTGTGGACCGAGCACGCGCCGACGCCCGACCACGTGCGGCACCTGGCGTTCCCGCGGCTGTGCGCGCTGGCGGAACGGGCGTGGTCGCCACCGGGGCGCGGTTATGCTGATTTCCACCAGCGGCTGGCCGGGCACCTCACCCGGCTGCGCGCGCTGGGTGCCCTGCCGAAGGAGCGCGTCCGGTTCGCCGGCGCGGTCCCCGTACCCGAAAAGACGGTGCCTTGA
- a CDS encoding GntR family transcriptional regulator, translated as MKRDRVRRHLLKVIENAGPGTGLASERDLAAELGVSRPTVRAAIDELTRTGLLVRQRGRGTFTSPQKVTQELATGLAVPPAEGHWTSRVVAFTTAGAARSLAAELECEPGTPVLRVTRVRYVDEEPIAIESLALPASLVPGLQPADLETGNFYRLLRERFGIAVQDAVQTIEPAVTNPDQAELLEIAVYAPILHIERLTRDATGRVVELTRSVYRGDRYRITSKLRFDAESG; from the coding sequence GTGAAGCGCGACCGCGTCCGGCGGCACCTGCTGAAGGTGATCGAGAACGCCGGGCCGGGCACCGGCCTGGCTTCCGAACGGGACCTGGCCGCGGAGCTGGGCGTCTCGCGCCCGACCGTCCGGGCCGCGATCGACGAGCTGACCCGCACCGGCCTGCTGGTGCGCCAGCGCGGCCGCGGCACGTTCACCAGCCCGCAGAAGGTCACCCAGGAACTGGCCACCGGGCTGGCCGTCCCGCCCGCGGAAGGGCACTGGACCAGCCGGGTCGTCGCGTTCACCACGGCGGGGGCGGCCCGTTCGCTCGCCGCCGAGCTGGAGTGCGAGCCGGGCACGCCGGTCCTGCGCGTCACCCGGGTCCGGTACGTCGACGAGGAACCGATCGCGATCGAGAGCCTGGCCCTGCCCGCCTCGCTGGTCCCCGGCTTGCAGCCGGCCGACCTCGAGACCGGCAACTTCTACCGGCTGCTGCGGGAGCGCTTCGGGATCGCCGTGCAGGACGCGGTGCAGACGATCGAGCCCGCGGTGACCAACCCGGACCAGGCCGAGCTGCTGGAAATCGCGGTGTACGCGCCGATCCTGCACATCGAGCGGCTGACCCGCGACGCAACCGGCCGCGTGGTCGAACTGACCCGCTCGGTCTACCGGGGCGACCGGTACCGCATCACGTCGAAACTCCGGTTCGACGCCGAGTCCGGTTAG